The following proteins come from a genomic window of Natrinema saccharevitans:
- a CDS encoding PH domain-containing protein — MASYERRRPLEVSEPDIGFQAGFGFYLGIVVTGIVAIAGLLADVGTAALLGILPSTVTAVAIVGHIYASRARGLPERIGRSRWRRLGCYAPAAAFTALLFTAEIMPIDDTGRFVILTVVVAVLAGVSGFGLDRMAKNRYVDALTADDPATTWTWQRSGGWTGEPAYTVIMAFMILAGLVSISQGEWYLGPFWVVYGAVMILSRRYGWYELDETDRWNPPTVHVHEAGLVVDRSFWKGFIPWETVDGVRLTDDELVVERRRFGLDSGVFDLRCDRAAIDDADAVVAALERTRRRAEERSMAVGSAD, encoded by the coding sequence GTGGCATCGTACGAACGACGCCGTCCCCTCGAGGTGAGCGAGCCCGACATCGGCTTTCAGGCCGGGTTCGGGTTCTACCTCGGGATCGTCGTCACCGGGATCGTCGCAATCGCGGGGCTGCTCGCCGACGTGGGGACGGCGGCGCTGCTTGGCATCCTGCCGAGTACGGTGACTGCCGTCGCCATCGTCGGCCACATCTACGCCAGCCGGGCGCGGGGACTGCCCGAGCGTATCGGCCGGAGCCGCTGGCGACGACTCGGCTGTTACGCCCCGGCGGCGGCGTTTACGGCGCTTCTCTTTACTGCCGAGATCATGCCGATCGACGACACCGGTCGGTTCGTCATCCTGACCGTCGTTGTAGCCGTTCTGGCCGGCGTCTCGGGCTTTGGCCTCGACCGGATGGCGAAAAACCGGTACGTCGACGCGCTCACGGCCGACGACCCCGCCACGACGTGGACGTGGCAGCGAAGCGGCGGCTGGACCGGCGAACCGGCCTATACGGTCATTATGGCGTTCATGATCCTCGCCGGGCTCGTCAGTATTTCGCAGGGAGAGTGGTACCTCGGGCCGTTCTGGGTCGTCTACGGCGCCGTCATGATCCTCTCGCGGCGGTACGGCTGGTACGAACTCGACGAGACCGACCGCTGGAACCCGCCGACGGTCCACGTCCACGAGGCCGGCCTCGTCGTCGACCGATCGTTCTGGAAGGGATTCATCCCCTGGGAGACGGTCGACGGCGTCCGGCTGACCGACGACGAACTCGTCGTCGAACGGCGGCGCTTTGGCCTCGACAGCGGCGTCTTCGACCTCCGCTGTGACCGGGCGGCCATCGACGACGCCGACGCGGTCGTCGCGGCGCTCGAGCGCACCCGTCGGCGCGCCGAGGAGCGTTCGATGGCCGTCGGAAGCGCCGACTGA
- the pyrG gene encoding glutamine hydrolyzing CTP synthase — protein sequence MPTESDTHYDPSLGNKFIFVTGGVMSGLGKGITAASTGRLLKNAGFDVTAVKIDPYLNVDAGTMNPYQHGEVYVLEDGGEVDLDLGNYERFLDIDMTSDHNITTGKTYQHVIEKERAGDYLGKTVQIIPHITNDIKRRIREAAEGTDVCIIEVGGTVGDIEGMPYLEALRQFAHEEPEENVLFTHVTLVPYSKNGEQKTKPTQHSVKEVRSIGLQPDVIVGRCEDRLDPETKEKIALFCDIPTEAVFSNPDVEDVYHVPLMVEDEGLDQYVLEHFGLADDALPAGERSNEWREIVTSEKNGAVDIALVGKYDLEDAYMSIHESLKHAGFEVGSDVNVHWVAADDLSEGYDGQLEGMDGVIVPGGFGMRGSEGKIRAVQYARENDVPFLGLCLGFQMAVVEYARNVLGLEGAHSAEMDEDTPHPVIDILPEQYEVEDMGGTMRLGEHTTVIEPETLAYDLYGDTSCSERHRHRYEVNPEYFDAFEDEPLTFSGTAGNRMEILELEDHPFFVGTQFHPEYTSRPGQPSPPFLGLVEAVLEGPADDDDTEPADDADAETEVTH from the coding sequence ATGCCGACGGAATCGGACACTCATTATGACCCCTCGCTGGGGAACAAGTTCATCTTCGTCACCGGCGGCGTCATGTCGGGGCTCGGCAAGGGGATTACGGCCGCGAGTACCGGTCGACTCCTCAAAAACGCCGGGTTCGACGTCACCGCGGTGAAGATCGACCCGTACCTGAACGTCGACGCGGGAACGATGAACCCCTACCAGCACGGGGAGGTCTACGTCTTGGAGGACGGGGGCGAGGTCGACCTCGATCTGGGGAACTACGAGCGGTTCCTCGACATCGACATGACCTCGGATCACAACATCACGACGGGCAAGACCTACCAGCACGTCATCGAGAAGGAACGCGCCGGCGACTACCTGGGCAAGACCGTCCAGATCATCCCCCACATCACCAACGACATCAAACGCCGGATCCGGGAGGCCGCCGAAGGAACCGACGTTTGTATCATCGAAGTCGGCGGTACCGTCGGGGACATCGAGGGAATGCCCTACCTCGAGGCGCTGCGCCAGTTCGCTCACGAGGAACCCGAGGAGAACGTCCTCTTCACCCACGTCACCCTCGTCCCCTACTCGAAAAACGGCGAACAGAAGACCAAGCCGACCCAGCACTCGGTCAAGGAGGTCCGCTCGATCGGCCTCCAGCCCGACGTGATCGTCGGCCGCTGCGAGGATCGGCTGGATCCCGAGACCAAAGAGAAGATCGCGCTGTTCTGTGACATTCCCACGGAGGCCGTCTTCTCGAACCCCGACGTCGAGGACGTCTACCACGTCCCGCTGATGGTCGAGGACGAGGGGTTAGACCAGTACGTCCTCGAGCACTTCGGGCTGGCTGACGATGCCCTGCCGGCCGGCGAGCGATCGAACGAGTGGCGCGAGATCGTCACCAGCGAGAAAAACGGCGCGGTCGACATCGCCCTGGTCGGCAAGTACGACCTCGAGGACGCGTACATGTCGATCCACGAGTCGCTGAAACACGCCGGCTTCGAGGTCGGCAGCGACGTGAACGTCCACTGGGTCGCGGCCGACGACCTGAGCGAGGGCTACGACGGCCAACTCGAGGGCATGGACGGTGTCATCGTCCCCGGGGGCTTCGGGATGCGGGGCTCCGAAGGAAAGATCCGCGCGGTCCAGTACGCCCGCGAGAACGACGTGCCGTTCCTGGGCCTGTGTCTCGGCTTCCAGATGGCCGTCGTCGAGTACGCCCGGAACGTGCTCGGTCTCGAAGGAGCTCACTCCGCCGAGATGGACGAAGACACGCCCCACCCGGTCATCGACATCCTGCCCGAACAGTACGAGGTCGAGGACATGGGCGGCACGATGCGACTCGGCGAGCACACGACCGTCATCGAACCCGAGACGCTGGCCTACGACCTCTACGGCGACACCTCCTGTTCCGAGCGCCATCGCCACCGCTACGAGGTCAACCCCGAGTACTTCGACGCCTTCGAGGACGAGCCGCTGACGTTCTCCGGCACCGCGGGCAACCGGATGGAGATCCTCGAACTCGAGGACCACCCGTTCTTCGTCGGGACGCAGTTCCACCCCGAGTACACGTCCCGACCCGGCCAGCCGAGCCCGCCGTTCCTGGGGCTGGTCGAGGCCGTTCTCGAGGGACCGGCCGATGACGACGACACCGAACCCGCAGACGACGCCGACGCGGAAACCGAGGTAACCCACTGA
- the guaA gene encoding glutamine-hydrolyzing GMP synthase: MVDTETFVPDAVAEIEDEIGDANAVIALSGGVDSSTAAALAYEAIGTQLTAVYVDTGLMRKGETDEIRETFDYMDSLRIVEAQDRFLEALSGITDPEEKRHIIGEQFIREFETVANEVDADYLVQGTIYPDRIESEGTIKSHHNVGGLPEVVDFEGIVEPMRDLYKDEVREVARALDLEEVVSERMPFPGPGLAVRIIGEITEEKLDVAREANHVVEEELEEYEPWQALAAVIGKATGVKGDNRVHGWVVSVRSVESRDGMTARAQEIDWDTLQRIQSRITGSHENVARVVYDVTHKPPATIEYE, translated from the coding sequence ATGGTAGACACCGAGACGTTCGTACCCGACGCAGTCGCAGAGATCGAAGACGAAATCGGCGATGCAAACGCCGTCATCGCCCTTTCGGGCGGCGTCGACTCCTCGACGGCCGCCGCGCTGGCGTACGAGGCGATCGGCACCCAGCTCACGGCCGTCTACGTCGACACCGGCCTGATGCGGAAGGGTGAAACCGACGAGATCCGCGAGACGTTCGACTACATGGACAGCCTCCGGATCGTGGAGGCCCAGGACCGCTTCCTCGAGGCGCTTTCCGGCATCACCGACCCGGAGGAGAAACGCCACATCATCGGCGAGCAGTTCATCCGGGAGTTCGAGACGGTCGCGAACGAGGTCGACGCGGACTACCTCGTCCAGGGGACGATCTACCCCGACCGCATCGAGAGCGAGGGGACGATCAAGTCCCACCACAACGTCGGCGGCCTCCCCGAAGTCGTCGACTTCGAGGGCATCGTCGAGCCCATGCGCGACCTCTACAAGGACGAGGTCCGCGAGGTCGCCCGCGCGCTCGACCTCGAGGAGGTCGTCTCCGAACGCATGCCGTTCCCCGGTCCCGGCCTCGCCGTGCGGATCATCGGCGAGATCACCGAGGAGAAGTTGGACGTCGCCCGGGAGGCCAATCACGTCGTCGAGGAGGAACTCGAGGAGTACGAGCCGTGGCAGGCGCTGGCGGCGGTCATCGGCAAGGCCACCGGCGTCAAGGGCGACAACCGCGTCCACGGCTGGGTCGTCTCGGTGCGCTCGGTCGAGTCCCGCGACGGGATGACCGCCCGCGCTCAGGAGATCGACTGGGACACCCTCCAGCGCATTCAGTCCCGAATTACGGGGTCCCACGAGAACGTCGCCCGCGTCGTCTACGACGTGACCCACAAACCGCCCGCGACCATCGAGTACGAATGA
- a CDS encoding DUF7126 family protein, translating to MSATTAVVAGDDEDGIGAALENAGVDVTRVTGVVSRPQLEEAGVVEADLYVLTDVGQATTIPIVCDLNEDVRTVVYARRTVPEFVKGQLDIAIDPQLMDAEIVADELVD from the coding sequence ATGAGTGCCACGACCGCGGTCGTCGCCGGGGACGACGAGGACGGCATCGGCGCGGCCCTCGAGAACGCGGGCGTCGACGTGACCCGCGTCACGGGCGTCGTCTCCCGCCCCCAACTCGAGGAAGCCGGCGTCGTCGAGGCCGACCTCTACGTCCTGACCGACGTCGGGCAGGCAACGACGATCCCGATCGTCTGCGATCTCAACGAGGACGTCCGGACCGTCGTCTACGCCCGCCGGACGGTCCCGGAGTTCGTCAAGGGGCAACTCGACATCGCGATCGACCCGCAGTTGATGGACGCCGAAATCGTCGCCGACGAACTCGTCGACTGA